TTCAAGATGCTCCGGGAGGCCGAGCTGCTGTCGGATGCTGGGCTAATCAGGCCGGCTGTGCTGTCCAAGCAAGTCGTTTCCGCCCTCAACGACCACAGGCCGAGCGATTTGAGGTTCTTCCCGACACGGCAGACAGCAGTGCAGGGGGGTGCGCGGTGATCCCGAAGACTCTGCCGCAGCAGGAAGACCACCTGTTCGCGGTCCTCAGCGGCAAGCGGTTCCTGCAGATGGAGGGCCTGAGCAACGAAGTCCCGTTCTTCATCTACCCATACCCGCCGGAGGACGCGCTCGCTGTCGCGGCAGCTAAGAAGCGGATCAAGAACCGTCTGTCCAACGCCGGGATCCGGGTCTTCGAGGTCAACCTCTATGACCTGTCGGTTGATCTGCTCAAGGAGCGGGGCGACTGGGACGAAGTGCTCGAAGTTGAGCCATCCCTGGACAAGTCAGAGTTCACGGAGATGCTGCAATCGATGCTCAACCCTCAACTGTGCCTGGCCCCGGCTATCCGGGAGCGCCTCGCGCAGGTCGAGTTCGAGATCTTCTTCCTCACCGGGATCGGTGAGGTCTTCCCGTACATCCGCTCGCACAACATGCTGAACAATCTGCAGTCAGTGGTCAAGGACAAGCCGATGCTCATGTTCTTCCCCGGCCGCTACGACCAGTCGGCCACCTTGGGCTCATCGCTCGTGCTGTTCGGTCGGCTCAAGGACGACCAGTATTACCGAGCCAAGGATATCCGGGAACAGGAGGCGTGAGCTCGATGCAGCTCGACCAGATCTTCGCCAAGGACATTCAGCGTCCGATCGAAGGCGTCATCAAGGCAGATGACGTCGCGCACCTGGGGACAGAGGTCGACGAGTACGTCCTGACCAACGAGGCCGCGAAGGGCATGGAGATCCTGCTCGAGGAGTACACGAGCTACACCAACGCCAACGGCGTGTGGATCTCTGGCTTCTTCGGAGCTGGTAAGTCGCACATGCTCAAGATGCTTGCCCACCTGCTGGGTGACGTCGGAGGCCAGGACTACCCGCGCCAGAACGTCTCCGACAGCTTCCGCGCCAAGACCCCGGACGCCTTCCTACCCGGACTGCTCAACAAGGCGGACCGCATCCCTGCTAAGAGCCTGTTGTTCAACATCGACCAGAAGGCCACCCTCATTACCAAGGACCAGACCGACGCCTTACTCAAGGTGTTCGTCAAGGTCTTCGACGACTCGCGTGGCTACTTTGGCGACCAGGGCCACGTCGCTCGATTTGAACGCCAGATGGATGACGAAGGACAATTGGAGGCGTTCAAGGGCGCTTTCAAAAGCATCTCGGGTCGAGACTGGACCGAACGTCGACCAAGCTTCGGGCTTCCCACGGTTCGCAAGCAGGTCAATGAGGCATATGCAAAGGTAACTGGTATTGCCCTCTCAAGTGCTTCGGACATCCTTGCGACCTACCAGGCGACGTACTCAGTGTCGATCGAGGACTTCGCCGACGAGGTCAAGGCATGGCTGGACAAGCAGGGCGACCCGGCGTTCCGGCTGAACTTCTTCGTCGACGAGGTCGGCCAGTTCATCGGCTCGGACACCAAACTGATGCTCAACCTGCAGACCATCGCCGAGTCGCTCAACACCAAATGCTCTGGCCGGGCGTGGGTGTTCGTGACCTCGCAGGAGGACATGGAAAAGGTCATCGGCGACCGCACCCGCCAGCAGGGCAACGACTTCTCCAAGATCCAGGCCCGATTCAAGACTCGCCTCAAGCTCACCAGCGCCGACGTCGAGGAGGTCATCCGCAAGCGTCTGCTCGAAAAGAACGACGCCGGCGTGGCCGCGCTGAGCACGATCCACGCCGCCCAGCACGCCAACTTCAAGACGCTGTTCGACTTCGTCGACGGGGCCAAGACCTACCGCAACTACGCTGACGAGGCCCACTTCGTCGGGACCTACCCATTCGTCAGCTACCAGTTCCCGCTGTTCCAGGCCGCGATCGAGGGTATCTCCGACCACAACGTTTTCGAGGGGCGCAACAGTTCGGTGGGCGAGCGCTCGATGCTCGGCGTCGT
This sequence is a window from Amycolatopsis benzoatilytica AK 16/65. Protein-coding genes within it:
- a CDS encoding DUF1788 domain-containing protein, encoding MIPKTLPQQEDHLFAVLSGKRFLQMEGLSNEVPFFIYPYPPEDALAVAAAKKRIKNRLSNAGIRVFEVNLYDLSVDLLKERGDWDEVLEVEPSLDKSEFTEMLQSMLNPQLCLAPAIRERLAQVEFEIFFLTGIGEVFPYIRSHNMLNNLQSVVKDKPMLMFFPGRYDQSATLGSSLVLFGRLKDDQYYRAKDIREQEA